tgctgcaggggctttgtaccagggcagcgctcctctgttcccgagaCACCCAGTGATCAAGTGATCGCCCCTGTCCACACTGCAGAGCGCTCatggaggagaaggcagaagcgctaataaagcacttctgtcttctcctctgcTTGCCCGCTCTCGCTAATAGCCGGGAACCCTTTCCGCTTCTGCTACAGTGAAGGAgcaaaacctgtgatccatctgctgtgcggcgctctgtgcagaaacacagctgattgcaggatcagctgtgtttctgcccagcttTGCGGGGGCCGCAAActatggctctgggggccgcatgcggcccgtggAACGCAGGTTGTCCACCCctgttctaaatgatggtgtcttgtcttcctatgtcatcacttcctgtatgtcatcacttcctgcatccttgttacataaagtaagtggtcgggtgatgggtcaaccccttttctattgttactgtgactaaataaaaggtgagcagactgtggaggaggggaagttgctcagcaagaattcaaaATGGTTACACCTGTGTCTgactctgactgcggttgagggatttttacctttccttacacaaagttcgATGAGAGCGGATTtcaaatattaatatttctacaacaatgtgaaatatgtttatgttatatacatatagcatacactgtgccacacaatatacagtttattttgtatgaacgtccacaaatttAATCTCCAGACCGATTGATGAATGAGATGTGTGGGCTAGCCACGATTAaacctattattgtttttattgatgacaCTCAGTACTGTTTTATGGTTTTATCGATATCACCGACGTGACACTCCTAGTGAGGTAGGACGGAGGAGCCGCAGGCTGGTGTCTCCCTCCTGTACTCTTGGAGTGATATGGGGTAAACTGAAATTCTGTATTATTAAATTCACTTTAATACTTAAGTATATTGTAAGATTACTGGGCCAAGATGAAGCGATCCATAGTTTCATAAATCAGGGAAGATGATGAGCAGTGCCCTCAAATAATGGAAGTTGGAGAGATATCCAAAACTAACATCATTCTTTCAACCACATCGAGAATCACAGCAAGTTGAAGCTTCAACATCCAGTGATGGAACTCctttaccaccagccacagaaatgGGAGAGGAAGCTGAAGGTCACGGATCCAAGGACACAGTCTCTTCTGTGGAAGCACAGGTGCAATGTGGAAGTGAACCAGTCACCACTGAAACTGCTGCAGAAAGCATTAATTCTGCTGTTTCCATGAGTATTATTTTACCACCGGAAAATGTAGACATTACTGATGTTTTAAGTGACGACCCAGCATTGTGGCCTACTGCAATTTCTGATGCCCAGAGAATGGAGTTAGTGAAGAGAGGCCCCAAGCAAATTATGGACATTGTCTTTCCACAAAACAAATCAGCAACTCCAAGATGTTTTACAAAAGAAAATTATTTCATTCAAGTAGGAAATGGAGACAAAATTCTACGTACATGGCTGGTTTACTCTGAGAAAGTAGATAAAGTATTTTGTTTCTGCTGCGTCGTATTTGGAAAACGGGATATCACAATATCCAAAGATGGGTTTAACAAGCGGAAAAATATCCATTCATACCTGAAAGAACATGAGCACTCTGCATGCAGGACTGGCATAGCCTAGGCCCAGGGATGTGTGCAAAAAGGTCAGTCGATAGTGCCAACATGCAGCAGATTGAACTGGAAAAAAACCTACTGGTGCTCTATTCTAACAAGGATAATAGACATTATTTGTCATTTGGCGCAACGCAATCTGGCCTTACGTGGAAGTACAGATAGACTATATCATCCCCACAATGGTAATTTTCTTGGCTTGGTTGAGCTTCTTGCTAAATATGACTCAGTTATGAATGAACATGTGATAAAAATTCAGAAGAAGAAAATTAAACAGCACTACCTCAGTAAGGACATTGAAAACGAGCTTATAAGGCAGATGGGTAATACTATACTACAGGCTGTGGCAGAAATAATTTGTACAGCAAAGTACTATGGTGTGATCATGGACTGCACACCTGATACAACTTTTAATGACCATTCGCATTGTGAAATGTGAACTGTCGGTTGGAGCATCAGTTTTTGAACACTTTGCTGGTTTCCTTGCTGTGGAAGAAACAACTGGGGAGGCCTTGTGTGATGTATTTTTAAAACACCTGGATGAACTGAACATCAGTATTGAGATAACTGCAGAGGTCAGAGCTATGATAATGGCAGTAACATGAAGGGGAAGAAACAGGGTGTCCAAGCAAGGATTTTGGCCATTAATAAACGAGCATTGTTTATGCCCTGCAGCAGTCATACTTTGAATTTAGTAATACTGGATGCTGCCAAATCTTCTGTTTTTTCTCACTGTCATATCCCTCTCTGACACTCAATGGGAGTGTCGGATTGATAGTGTTAAGGTTCTGCGCTTTAACCTAGGGGATGTTGTTTCTGCACTTGAAGATCTTGTCCTCCATGCCACAACAAAGAAAGATGATGTGACAGCTGCAGAGGCTAAGAGCCTTTCCGAGGAGATCTCTTCAGGTCAATTCACTCTCTGCACTGTGGTGTGGTCTGATGTTTTGTACCACATTAATCGTGCCAGCAAGCTCTTCCAGAGTCCGAGTATTGGGATGGATGTCCTAACAAAAGAAATTGAAGCAGCACTGGAATTCTTGCAAGAATACGGAGATACTGGTTTTGAATCAGCCCATTCCATTGCTAAAGACTTGGGAGAAGAAATAGGTGTGGAATTTGTGTTGCTCATCaagagaaaaagaacaaaaagatGGATGTTTGACTATGAGGGAATAGATGAGGTAAACTGCACTCCAGAAGGACATATAAAACGAGTTTTCTTTCTACCCCGATTGATGTTGCCCTTGAGATTTACTCAAGTAAACACTTTCTACAATCTTTTCGGTTTCCTCTTTAGTTCAAAGGAGATGAAGGCTGCTAAAGATCAACAAAGACTGGAAGATTGCTGTAAACACTTCTCAGAAGAAATGGGGGACATTGATCCTAATGACTTGAAGCTAGAAATAATTACTGCCATGAGAAGCATGCCTGATGACGTATCTGATTCCACCCTGAATATGTTAAATCACATATATAGAGCCGACCTTTTTGGATCTGTACCCAAATCTCAGTGTGGCCTTTCGTATCCTCCTGAGTGCGCCAGTTACAGTGGCATCCGGAGAGAGGAGCTTCTCACTATTTACGATCCTCGATGTCACAAGATCGGCTAAATGGCCTGGCAGAGATTGCAATTGAGCAAGACATTTGCAGAAATCTAGATTCTCAAAATTGATAGAAGTGTTTGCCTCAGAAAAAGCCAGAAAGGTTCACTTTTatgtttcaaaagctttattgaaaaataGTTTTCATTTTCATATAAGCGTTATGATACAGCAACCAACTGTATTTCAATCTTACATAAGTTGTTaacaaaaaggaaaataataataaagaaaaatgacAATGATTATGACAATCATCAATGGGGAGATCCAAAAGTGGTTATTAGTTAGGAAATGGCAAGTATTAATATGACATCATAAACTTGAATAGTCTATGTACTTTTTATGTCTGCAACAGCATCCAACGGCATAGTATTCGTTATAGAGATAGAGTCTGTTGTACAttggcggagtaggaggaggacacCCAGGGTTCCCACAATTTTTCAAACGTTTCGAATGTATCCATGCGGATGGCGGATAGTTTTTCATATAATAGGATTCTATTAACCCTATCCAAAACTGCTTGGAAGCTTAATGTACTTGATTTCCATTTAAACGCTATATGAATTCTAGTCGCCATCAGAATGTGTTGCGATAGTTTGAATTTGGCGAATGTTAGCCAAGGTGGTTTATCACCTAAAAGACATAATGCGGGTGTTATTTGGTAGTTACAACCTAAAATTGTGGAGAGCAGTCTGCCAATTTTAGACCAAAGGAGTTGGACATGTGGGCACGTCCACCATATATGATAAACTGTACCATTATCAGTACAACCCCTAAAGCATAATGGTGATACTTCAGGATATATGCGGTGCAGCTTAAAAGGCACTAGATGGGTTCTATGAAGGACTTTcacagaggtctctgccagtgtgGTTTGCCAAGAGGTCTTGGTCAAAGTTTGGGAACGGGAAAACCATTCTGACAGTGGATATTCTTCCTGTGTATCCTTCTCCCACTCCACCATATACGGAAGCCTAACCCCATCAGGAGAGGGATCAAGCATTCCATATAGCCTGGACAGTAATCCCCTTCTATACAAAGAAAAATTGACAAAGCGTTCAAAGGGGGAAAGGTTCACTTTTAAGAAGTCATAAAACTTTATTTCAAAGCAATAATTTTGTTGGTTCTCAAACCATTGCACTTTAAAGTATTTATTTTTGCTTGATgttgcagtatttttttttaatctaacgTTAAGTTAAAACATTTCATGTTAAATTATTTGTTTATAATAAttctatttatttctatttgtttATAATAATTCTACTTATTTCTATATGGTCATTCTAATTATTTTGATGGAAACAATTTTGTTATAGCTTATGTTGATGTTGCATTTACTTACCTGGGATGACTTTTTTTAACTCTCATGTGATGTAATTGCACGTATAATTTAAGAGCACTTTACTTATTTTCAGGCCACTTTAGAAATGTTTGTTCACATGCCATAGGTTAATTTAGAATTAGCGAACTTATATTTATCTGAACATTTGTTAGAGACCAGTTTCAGGAATCATTTTTATTTGACTATTGCACGGTATGGTTTACATTGTGTTTTTGtttattgtaataaaaaaaattaaagaaatttTTACTTGTACATGTTGCTTTGCCACTTCCATTTGTTTGCAATACGgaacgttaaagtcagcaagtgtcatgtgggaggacccttattgtttttcatctcagggccccatttcacctagaaccggccctgacaACACCCCAGGAAAAAACGATAAATTATGCCTGGTTCAGTATCTGAGAGGGTGGAGCACAACCCACCAAAGGGAGCATCTCAAGACACTAGATGTGGCATTGAAGCCCGAGCAGGAAGGCAGGTCCACCACAGCAATAATGGCATGTAGTCTCTCGCCGGAATAAAGTCCCTTTGGCCCATCAGAGGAAATGATTGTGAAGACCCACCTTCGGAGTTTACAGACCCTTACGGGCCCTGTTCCATTAGGGGTCCATTGTAGTGGGAGAATGGGCCCACCAAAGGATCCTCTGGTAGTCtagtgggccagtccaaccctgtaGTCACTGAAGAAGACATGCTAAAAGGGCTAGCCGATgattaatgttaaaaaaaataaaaatcagacatcatgagaatctctttctaacaaagctagaaccagccctgtaccttacatggatccagtgatctctccattcattgctccgcTAGAGTTATTTGGAGTACCttttcagctgcagctctctccctataatggtggcagcaggggtgcacctagcctttctgctgcctgaggcaaaaactgaaacagccccctccaacgcTAATTTCTTAGCTTAACCCCTTTGTCACAATGAatacgctcattgcccatggcccttccgctgcccccccccccttgcccctacctggtgctgcctgaggcgatcacctcacctggcctcattggtggtgcacccctgacagAGGCATGTCCTTTGTGCAATAGCACtcaacctatcacagctcagaaggcaggtccaatgtaactgtcacagcttctaacagtagatacagctgATGGAAGCTgagggatgaaactgagcatgtgtgaccacctcagagaTGTTAGTGAGGTGGAtggagaaaaaaggaaaatgacAAACAGCAGCTATACTAAATTTCTAATTAGAtgtcattaaaaaaatattaagatccaggttctggtttgagaaatgtatcattttaaaggaacaaCTAGTTTAAAGGGACAGTCTACTCAAACATGTCATAAGAAGGCTTTGGCTGGACATACCCTGTATATGATCAGGAAATTCTActtaacttcccataattagaggTAATGAGTTAAGTTTGTAAAGTAAACAGTTGAGGATCATTAAGTCATTAAGCCTGTTGGGAAATATTTCATAAGGACATAGTTGGGAAAGTACAGACCCTTCGGAAAAGCAGTGGGGGGAGGGGACAGATGACATATATAAAAGGGAAGGGCATTGGCTATAACTTTATTTTGAAAGTACTTGTTGCTTCTGGAAGACCGGTGTAAACTTCTTGAGGCCGTCATGCGTGTGGCAGTACTACTACTGCTGGGAATGGTGTCCGGGCTCTGTAGCAGTGATCAGTCATGTCCGGGTGAGTACTTCATGAGCAAGTGATCATTACtctttaggctgtgttcacaggtCATAATTGCATTGTGATTTTTGCTATGATTCTGTGAAAATTAAGACAACAGTAGCACAGATTTATGATACCACAGCCATTTTAcagcaatatttaaaaaataatatgaaaaaaagagaaaagcaaTGCATTCACattgtgtgaacacagccttaaccACACGTCATATATTAATATGAGGGTGAGTCAGAAACCAGCACAATATCAGTAAATGAACTTATACTGTGTATGAATGTATCTTGTATTTGTTCCTTTGGTCTTCATTTAATTTCCATTTGTGTGTCTATTACATGCTTGTAATATTTTAGCTGTccgttatatttttttattgacagAAGTGAAAGTTTTAGGGATTGGGGACACTGACAAATTGTCTATTcttcgaggctgccctggtcatcCTGGCCTTCCAGGTCAAAAAGGAGATGTTGGGGCACCTGGAGAAAAAGGTTGGTACAAAGATAATAACTAATGATGTTTATGGAACTATagtatatcgccatatgtttcatCTTATAAAATGTCCCTCTATGTTCAGAAATCTATGAATTTACAAAAGGTGGGCACACATACCACAGGGGTAGTCCATGCGGCTGCTATGGGGCTCCAGTTTGGTTTTGACCCCATTGTGATGGATGGTGAGATCTGGCACAGGGATGTGGTGGTGTCAAGCAGCCTAATATTTACCTTTGCTGTGGGGTTCCCATTGTCTGTGTACCACGCTGCATGCAAGTTCTCCTGGAGTTGGACCTCCAGGAGAAAAAGGTTAGTAAAGAACTTTTACACATAATAATATATTACAATGTGAAATTCAGATAAATCTGTATTCTTTCGTTAACTGAAAGCATGGCAAGGATACCATCTTCCTGGTGCCTTCCACTTTTAAGGACTTACTTACACATGGTTCCTGAGACTTTGCCTAAGGCTGGCCATACCTATGAGATATCTGTCAGAAAACATATCTCCATGTTCCCCTCATAAACATTCCTGCTCAGTTTGGCCAGTTCTgcatgtgtagtgaatggggagagggggtaagttGCTGCCAGACAGATCTGGTGATGACTTATCTACTTGAGAACAAAAGATTGATTTCATCTGCTTGACTCTCATCTCCCCTAACATCTTCTGGCGTGGGAGAATTGAGAACCATACATGTTACATGGTTGACGAAATCAGCAAGCATTGGCTGACATTtatctaatgtctatggccaTCTTTACCATCGGCCGTTGCATTCCAAGTTAAATGTCACCTTTCTAAGAAGGTTCCAGGAAGCTGAGATACTGCTAGCTGTTTGGTGCTGTGACCATTTTTGTGCCCTCATAGAAGATGTAAGATGCTCATTTCTCAGCTGATAGCAGAGGGATGTTCACATGATAGCCACCGATTGGGAATGAAGGTTCGGGTTCGTTCACATGATTATTGTCCTGTGTAGAAAGGCCTTTATGCAGCTCTGCACTATAAGAACTCCACCAAACAGCTCCacatatctcagcttcctggtGCCCTACAGTGTGGAGTATTGGAGACTGATTTCCATCAGTCAGAACTGATCATGTTTTATGGATCAATAATGAGCCCAAGTTCTGATATAGTTGGTGGAGATTCCATGGGCACTGTTATAGCAGACCAAAAAATATCAGGATGTAAAAATCTTTCTTTCCAGCCTGCATTTTTAGATCTTTCAAACCATGGGCATTTTTGGTGAAGTCGGATTGTACGTTCTACCATCTACGGTACCTGAGCGCTGAGGTGGGACATGGAAGGACAACTGCTCTAATAATACTCctttacatttatatatttatatcttttCCTTATAGGAGAGAAAGGAGAAAGAGGGGCGACTAAGCCAGTCTATGGTAAGTTAGGTGTCTAAAGACCCCATTACACGGGGCAATGATCGTCCAAGTGATCGTTCCCTATCATGGCCCTGTGTAAGCACGTCCATCAATCATCAACAAACGAGACAATGCTAATTTATTGTTGATTACATCTTTTATGTGAACATAGAAATTATGGCTAGTCGCCAGCATATCCTCTCAGTTAAAGCAGAAGTGCTGCTGACAGATACGCAAACCATATGAGGACCTACGACCATCCTCATatacaaattgaaaaaaataagcgACTTATGGTCCCATTAGACGGGACAAttcagcaggcgattgtcaggagggaaaccTTCCtttccggcaatcgcctgctcatcagtggaggagattgatgcatttacatgcagcgatctcctccacagtatttaGACAACAGAATTTGCTGCCGGCAAACGATGGTTTAGATGCCTGCACAAATGATCCAATTACCTGAAGAACGAGCATTTCGCTCATTCATTGGCTAATCGGCAGCACCTTTTCaccaccagataatcgctaatgagcggATTCTTAGCCAATGTAAAGGGACTgttactatacactgcgtgcagaattattaggcaaatgagtattttgacaacatcatcctctttatgcatgttgtcttactccaagctgtataggctcgaaagcctactaccaattaagcatattaggtgatgtgcatctctgtaatgagaaggggtgtggtctaatgacatcaacaccctatatcaggtgtgcataattattaggcaacttcctttcctttggcaaaatgggtcaaaagaaggacttgacaggctcaaaaaagtaaaaaatagtgagatatcttgcagagggatgcagcactcttaaaattgcaaagcttctgaagcgtgatcatcgaacaatcaagcgtttcattcaaaatagtcaacagggtcgcaagaagcgtgtggaaaaaccaaggcgcaaaataactgcccatgaactgagaaaagtcaagcgtgcagctgccaagatgccacttgccaccagtttggccatatttcagagctgcaacatcactggagtgcccaaaagcacaaggtgtgcaatactcagatacatggccaaggtaagaaaggctgaaagacgaccaccactgaacaagacacacaagctgaaacgtcaagactgatttttctaaggttttatggactgatgaaatgagagtgagtcttgatgggccagatggatgggcccgtggctggattggtaaagggcagagagctccagtccgactcagacgccagcaaggtggaggtggagtactggtttgggctggtatcatcaaagatgagcttgtggggccttttcgggttgaggatggagtcaagctcaactcccagtcctactgccagtttctggaagacaccttcttcaagcagtggtacaggaagaagtctgcatccttcaagaaaaacatgattttcatgcaggacaatgctccatcacacgcgtccatgtactccacagcgtggctggcaagaaagggtataaaagaagaaaatctaatgacatggcctccttgttcacctgatctgaaccccattgagaacctgtggtccatcatcaaatgtgagatttacaaggagggaaaacagtacacctctctgaacagtgtctgggaggctgtggttgctgctgcacgcaatgtttatggtgaacagatcaaaacactgacagaatccatggatggcaggcttttgagtgtccttgcaaagaaaggtggctatattggtcactgatttgtttttgttttgtttttgaatgtcagaaatgtatatttgtgaatgttgagttgttatattggtttcactggtaaaaataaataattgaaatgggtatatatttgttttttgttaagttgcctaataattatgcacagtaatagtcacctgcacacacagatatccccctaaaatagctaaaactaaaaacaaactaaaaactacttccaaaaatattcagctttgatattaatgagttttttgggttcattgagaacatggttgttgttcaataataaaattaatcctcaaaaatacaacttgcctaataattctgcactccctgtatagtatcTACATTCATTATGGCTGATTATCTGCCCGTGTAAATGGATCCTCAGTGAGAGCTGAACCTCTGCTCTACCAAAGGTCCCCTGACAATAAGTTGACTACAAGGTCTTCTGCTGCCAGGACCCAATGTGATCAGTTGTAATTTGTAAGGGCACCTGGGAGCAAGTGTTTAGTTCCCCTAAAACGGCAGCACAGGGGTGATCAAGTATTACACAGTTTCTATTGAGATGGgttgggaaggatttttttccccctaaagtgaggaaaattggcttctacctcacaaggttttttttgccttcctctggatcaacttgcaggataacaggctgaactggatggacagatgtcttttttcggccctaTCCttctattaaataaaaagtagctAAAATCATTTTTCTATATGTCTCCTAGCTGCCAGGAACTGCAAAGAAATACGATATCAGGGGGCAGTCCTCAGTGACTGGTACACCATATACCCAGATGGCAGCCGGCCCCTGAAGGTCCTGTTTGATATGGACACAGATGACGGAGGATGGATTGTATATACAACATGTGAACGGGAAGTTACAAGGAGGTAATTTATTTGGAAAATGTTGATCCATTGCGACCATATCCTCTCCTATTTCATCTGGTCTTCTCTTGCCTTTAGGTAATACAGAGACGTTGGGATGGGTCAGTAGACTTCTTCCGCACTTGGGATGCTTATAAGAAAGGCTTTGGCAGTCGGCTAAGTGAGTTTTGGCTGGGGAATGACAATATTCATCAAATAACTTTAACAGGTAATGAGAAACCTGTAGattactttttttattataaaattttattattttttctgctcGCTGCTGGACCCATTACTGTGTATCCAAGGTTGAAGGGTCTATAAGCAGTTGTCGTTGGCCTGTTATGGACCAGCTGACCTAGAGCTCCATTATTTGAGATCACTACTCATCATCTTCTCTGGTTTATGAAACTAGATTAGGATAGAGTTTTGGTTACTGCATTTACCCAAAGTTGGACTTACAGATCCACATCCTTGTCCTGGAGATCCCTACCATCTTTTCTAGACCACACATAATGGCTATGTAGAATTGAAGTGgtccatacacataagatagctATTGGCCTAATGCTTGTCAACAGTTATCTCTATCCCGATCTTCTCACTCCCAGGCATGATATGTACTTCTCAGGTCAGTTCTTGTCATAAGACCAGGTATTTAACAAAGGCCCTGGCTTGAACATTGGGCTCCATCTCTATGAAGATGTCCTATAAGATCTGTGCTGCAGTTAGGTTTGCATAGAATTGTTTACTCTGAGACTAAAGTGTGGTATGGTCTCCTTCATGTTGTTGGAATGAGTTCAGTTTGGGAAAGGCTCTTCAAGCCTTGTTTTTGTATGTTAGTTTCCAGCTTCTAAAGCTTCTGTTCTCATCTATCTCCAGGAACATGGGAATTACGTGTTGATCTACAAGATTTTGAAGGCAAAATCGTGTACGCCAAGTATGCAAGCTTCAAAGTATTGGATGAATCAGAGAAATACAAATTAATAATTGGAGCCTATCAGGAAGGAACTGCAGGTGAGAGGCAATTTGTCCAAAATGTCCTTCATAGAGGTTTGTTTAACTCCATATAAAAATAACCTCTAATACGCTGGCTGAATGGGAGCAGTAGCTCTACAGGTGGCCCTGGATGACCCCCCAAAGGTTGTATAGGAATATGAATACACCGAACAGTGTGTATTGATATGTttgctatgtacagtgccttgcaaaagtattcgccccccttgacttttttttatgttttggtgcctcacaacctggaattaacatggattgtttgaggatttgcatcatgtaatttacagaacatgtccacaactttgaagatgtttttttttaattttttattgtgaagcatacaacaaataggacaaaataacagaaaaagtcaatgtgcataactattcacccccctaaagtcagtactttgtagagccaccttttgcagcaatcacagctccaagtcgctttggataagtctctatgagcagtcgccacatcttaccactgggatttttgcccatt
The Bufo bufo chromosome 8, aBufBuf1.1, whole genome shotgun sequence genome window above contains:
- the LOC121009282 gene encoding ficolin-2-like, producing MRVAVLLLLGMVSGLCSSDQSCPEVKVLGIGDTDKLSILRGCPGHPGLPGQKGDVGAPGEKGERGATKPVYAARNCKEIRYQGAVLSDWYTIYPDGSRPLKVLFDMDTDDGGWIVIQRRWDGSVDFFRTWDAYKKGFGSRLSEFWLGNDNIHQITLTGTWELRVDLQDFEGKIVYAKYASFKVLDESEKYKLIIGAYQEGTAGDSMGDLNNMKFSTKDEDTYEGSCSLMYNGGWWYSDCHGANLNGLYHLGEHTSHADGINWYTGRGHNYSYKHAEMKIRPV